One genomic window of Candidatus Kuenenia stuttgartiensis includes the following:
- a CDS encoding DNA translocase FtsK, with protein sequence MLSICLRRVIAISFLASKLFILLSFISYSHNDPPFADYPPNIPIANICGIAGAQISGYAMETLGKASYVIVIILGWFSLRFFFGGTIKDFCVKLLGAFLLIFTLSPLLTLAVCTFKQSLLSMNLGGIFGLVITSRLCTYFNITGTAIILVSGMLISIMLLANRTPFSLFIRSPKTKPEPEEVRKAPLKKEKNNTSAMISPPKKMENKLLNVGEISKRKESEIGYEPQIKKDINESLGEKKYKESGETDISPSFTKANGENSYKLPSVELLEKPSARHHKDDLDHITQGAHVLRDTLAQFNVNSEIVDLQTGPVVTMYEIELAPGTKVGKVIALSDDLAIALKALSVRIVAPLEGRSSIGIEVPNAHRRKVTFRELLEVADEAKKKMAIPLLIGKDVAGRPLISDLASMPHLLIAGTTGSGKSICLNSIILSILYTRFPNEVQLLLVDPKMVEFSLFAEIPHLISPVVTDMKKAAAVLEWAVNKMEERYALLASVGVKNISGYNKLSVSEIKKRLNAEEDVKLDDIPLHLPHIVIVVDELADLMMVASKEVESSVIRLSQKSRAVGIHLILATQRPSVDVITGLIKSNMPSRISFYVSSKVDSRTILDQNGAEKLLGSGDMLFSPPGTSKLVRVQGAYVSEEEVKDVVDYLRKHAEPKYNKELKKWKDISDNDKNEPLFDAAVRIVLETQRGSVSLLQRRLEIGYSRAARLIELMAEAGIVGEYKGSQAREVYLTLDEWDLQTSSADREEYKDD encoded by the coding sequence ATGCTTTCTATTTGCTTACGTCGCGTCATTGCGATTTCTTTTTTAGCCTCGAAGTTATTCATCTTATTAAGTTTTATTAGTTATTCTCATAATGACCCGCCATTTGCAGACTATCCGCCTAACATCCCGATAGCTAATATTTGTGGTATAGCCGGCGCACAAATTTCCGGATATGCCATGGAAACCTTAGGCAAGGCTTCATATGTAATAGTAATTATTCTTGGATGGTTTAGTTTGCGGTTTTTTTTCGGTGGAACGATAAAAGACTTCTGTGTAAAGTTGTTGGGAGCCTTTCTTTTAATTTTCACCTTGTCACCACTCTTAACGCTTGCAGTATGCACTTTTAAACAATCTCTTTTATCAATGAATTTGGGAGGCATATTTGGTCTGGTAATTACCTCGAGGCTATGTACATACTTTAATATTACCGGCACTGCCATCATTTTAGTATCCGGTATGTTGATTTCAATAATGCTTTTGGCAAATCGAACGCCATTTTCTTTATTTATACGTTCCCCTAAAACAAAACCAGAGCCGGAAGAGGTAAGAAAAGCTCCTTTGAAAAAAGAGAAAAATAATACTTCTGCAATGATATCGCCACCAAAAAAGATGGAGAATAAGCTTCTGAATGTTGGAGAAATATCGAAACGAAAAGAAAGTGAAATAGGGTATGAACCGCAAATAAAGAAAGATATAAATGAATCCCTTGGTGAGAAAAAATACAAAGAAAGCGGCGAGACTGATATTTCCCCTTCGTTCACTAAGGCCAATGGAGAGAATAGTTATAAGTTACCGTCAGTTGAGTTGTTGGAAAAACCTTCGGCAAGACATCACAAGGATGATTTAGATCATATTACACAGGGGGCGCATGTATTAAGAGACACACTTGCACAATTCAATGTAAACTCTGAAATCGTTGATTTACAAACAGGTCCTGTTGTTACAATGTACGAAATAGAATTAGCCCCAGGTACGAAAGTTGGAAAGGTAATAGCGCTTTCTGACGACCTTGCAATTGCATTGAAAGCGCTAAGTGTAAGGATTGTGGCGCCATTGGAAGGAAGGTCTTCTATCGGTATTGAAGTCCCGAATGCACATAGAAGGAAGGTGACTTTTAGGGAATTGCTGGAAGTCGCTGATGAAGCGAAAAAAAAGATGGCCATTCCGCTTTTAATAGGGAAAGATGTGGCCGGAAGACCTCTTATCTCCGATTTGGCATCCATGCCGCATCTGTTAATTGCCGGTACGACCGGGTCTGGTAAATCCATATGCCTGAATTCCATTATATTAAGTATTTTGTATACCCGATTCCCAAATGAAGTTCAGCTACTGTTGGTAGATCCAAAAATGGTTGAATTTTCATTGTTCGCTGAAATACCTCACCTGATAAGCCCTGTTGTGACAGATATGAAAAAGGCGGCTGCGGTACTTGAGTGGGCGGTGAATAAGATGGAAGAACGATACGCGTTACTTGCCAGCGTAGGTGTTAAAAACATCAGTGGGTATAACAAATTATCCGTATCTGAGATAAAAAAACGACTAAATGCTGAAGAGGACGTTAAATTAGATGATATCCCTTTACACCTTCCACACATTGTTATTGTCGTGGACGAACTGGCGGATTTAATGATGGTTGCATCAAAAGAAGTGGAATCTTCGGTGATCCGTCTTTCACAAAAATCACGTGCTGTTGGGATACATCTTATACTTGCCACACAAAGACCGTCTGTTGATGTAATTACCGGATTAATAAAATCAAATATGCCCTCAAGGATATCATTCTATGTATCATCAAAGGTTGATTCCAGGACAATACTTGATCAAAATGGGGCTGAAAAATTATTGGGAAGCGGGGACATGCTTTTTTCGCCGCCTGGGACTTCCAAATTAGTCCGTGTTCAGGGAGCTTATGTAAGCGAAGAGGAGGTTAAAGATGTTGTTGATTATCTTAGAAAGCATGCAGAACCAAAATATAACAAAGAATTGAAGAAATGGAAAGATATCTCTGATAATGATAAGAACGAACCACTGTTTGATGCGGCAGTAAGAATCGTATTGGAAACTCAAAGAGGTTCTGTTTCTCTATTACAAAGGAGATTGGAAATCGGGTATTCCCGCGCTGCGAGACTAATAGAGCTTATGGCGGAGGCGGGGATTGTTGGGGAATATAAAGGCAGTCAGGCTCGGGAGGTTTATTTAACTTTAGATGAATGGGATTTACAAACATCTTCTGCGGACAGAGAAGAATATAAAGATGATTAG
- the dut gene encoding dUTP diphosphatase — MKTVRVKLKRKQGTEDLPLPQYMSDAASGMDLYAAVESDLTLKHSEIKLVPTGLYIELPFGYEAQLRPRSGLALKHGLTLLNTPGTIDSDYRGEIGIILCNFGKEPFVVKRGLRIAQMVIQPVVRAELIEVDQLEESNRGEGGFGHTGH; from the coding sequence GTGAAAACGGTCAGAGTAAAATTAAAGAGAAAACAGGGAACGGAGGACTTGCCATTGCCGCAATACATGAGTGATGCGGCAAGTGGTATGGATCTTTATGCCGCCGTTGAAAGCGATTTAACATTGAAACACAGTGAAATTAAACTCGTACCTACGGGTCTATATATTGAATTGCCCTTTGGATATGAGGCACAGTTAAGACCAAGAAGCGGTTTGGCATTGAAGCATGGTCTAACACTTTTAAACACTCCAGGCACAATAGATAGTGATTACCGCGGTGAAATCGGAATCATATTATGTAATTTCGGAAAAGAACCGTTTGTTGTGAAACGTGGTTTAAGAATTGCTCAAATGGTAATTCAACCAGTAGTGAGGGCAGAATTGATAGAAGTAGACCAGTTGGAAGAATCAAACCGTGGAGAAGGGGGTTTTGGTCACACAGGGCATTAG
- a CDS encoding flavoprotein, giving the protein MHNCIVVGVTGSIAAYKAVEIVSGLVKRGSTVFVVMTYNAQRFVHPVTFRSISQKNVITDLFVENENYNPSHVSLAERADLIVVAPATANFIGKVAAGIADDALTCTVMAAKTPVIIAPAMNDSMYLNPIVQQNIKKLKEHGYIIIEPEEGRLCTGKMGKGRLASNEMIVSVILETLKNK; this is encoded by the coding sequence ATGCATAATTGTATAGTTGTTGGGGTGACAGGAAGCATTGCTGCTTATAAGGCGGTTGAAATTGTATCGGGCTTGGTCAAAAGAGGCAGCACCGTGTTTGTGGTAATGACGTATAATGCGCAGCGTTTTGTACATCCGGTAACGTTTCGTTCCATTTCCCAAAAAAATGTCATTACAGATTTGTTTGTCGAAAATGAAAATTATAATCCTAGTCATGTGTCTCTGGCGGAGAGAGCAGATTTAATTGTAGTAGCTCCTGCTACGGCAAATTTTATTGGAAAAGTGGCTGCCGGAATTGCTGATGATGCATTAACCTGTACGGTTATGGCCGCGAAAACCCCTGTAATTATCGCTCCGGCAATGAATGATAGCATGTATTTAAACCCAATAGTGCAGCAAAATATTAAAAAATTAAAAGAGCATGGTTATATAATTATTGAACCGGAAGAAGGTCGTTTGTGTACAGGGAAGATGGGAAAGGGAAGACTCGCTTCAAACGAAATGATAGTTTCTGTAATATTAGAAACACTTAAAAACAAATAA
- the gmk gene encoding guanylate kinase translates to MGKIVIISGPSGSGKTTVCKILKQQAHVEESISVTTRSPRNNEKDGESYHFVSKEKFMEMIKNGEFAEYAEYCGYNYGTPLKPLQEATKKDIFYLLEIDVQGALQIKEKFPEAILIFLLPPNNVTLSQRLINRNTDKAQDLVNRLKMAEKELEYKDKYDYCVVNDDLDATVNAIRNILYIA, encoded by the coding sequence ATGGGGAAAATTGTAATTATTTCAGGGCCTTCAGGGTCTGGCAAAACAACGGTTTGCAAAATATTGAAGCAACAGGCGCATGTCGAAGAATCAATTTCGGTAACGACACGCTCACCCAGAAACAACGAGAAAGACGGCGAATCATATCATTTTGTTTCTAAAGAGAAGTTTATGGAAATGATCAAAAATGGTGAATTTGCCGAATACGCAGAATATTGCGGCTACAATTACGGCACACCTCTAAAACCACTGCAGGAGGCAACCAAAAAGGACATTTTTTATCTTCTGGAAATCGATGTGCAGGGGGCTTTGCAAATAAAAGAAAAATTTCCTGAGGCCATTTTAATTTTCTTATTGCCGCCGAATAATGTAACCTTGAGCCAACGCCTGATTAACAGAAATACCGATAAGGCACAAGACCTGGTGAATCGCCTTAAAATGGCGGAAAAAGAACTGGAATACAAAGATAAATATGACTATTGCGTTGTAAATGATGATTTGGACGCAACCGTCAATGCAATTCGTAACATTTTGTATATAGCGTAA
- a CDS encoding YicC/YloC family endoribonuclease: MLKSMTGFGIAEYNDDRGSMRVEIRSENNKFLKINTRLPEQFQSFESEFDRAIRKKIVRGSVVLSLNYKSFRQENDFTLNTEKIEEYYRLINELKGKIKCTDEISINSLVQLPGVLQKNKDDANDAESLLSICHTLINEALEKLSEMRITEGSHIKKDILQRKDFIVSMMDKFEERLPLIIQEYAKRLHSRVAFLLSETNVELTDSNLCREVAIFAERSDIAEEINRLKSHIHQLQETLDSNESIGRKLDFIIQEMFRETNTMCSKANDTVLLKDLIDIKMEIEKIREQAFNIE; the protein is encoded by the coding sequence CTTAAGAGTATGACCGGATTTGGAATTGCTGAATACAATGATGATAGGGGTTCGATGCGTGTGGAAATCCGCTCTGAGAACAATAAATTCTTAAAAATAAATACACGTTTGCCGGAACAATTTCAGTCTTTTGAAAGTGAGTTTGATCGGGCTATAAGGAAAAAAATTGTTCGGGGTTCTGTTGTTTTATCGCTGAACTATAAATCGTTTCGGCAAGAGAATGATTTTACATTAAATACGGAGAAGATAGAGGAGTATTATCGTTTAATAAACGAGCTTAAAGGAAAAATCAAATGTACTGATGAAATTTCAATCAATTCGTTAGTACAATTGCCTGGAGTTTTACAAAAAAACAAGGATGATGCGAATGACGCTGAATCGTTATTGAGTATTTGTCATACTCTTATTAACGAGGCTCTGGAAAAATTATCAGAAATGCGCATAACCGAAGGGAGTCATATAAAAAAAGATATATTACAGAGAAAAGATTTTATCGTGTCAATGATGGATAAATTCGAGGAACGATTACCATTAATAATTCAGGAATATGCAAAACGGCTGCACAGCAGGGTAGCATTCCTGCTTTCTGAAACCAACGTTGAACTTACAGATAGTAATTTATGTCGTGAAGTCGCCATATTTGCAGAGAGAAGCGATATTGCAGAAGAAATAAACAGACTTAAAAGTCATATACATCAGTTGCAGGAGACATTAGATTCTAATGAATCTATTGGTAGGAAACTTGATTTTATTATTCAGGAAATGTTTCGTGAGACAAATACGATGTGTTCTAAAGCTAACGATACAGTATTGTTGAAAGACCTTATTGATATTAAAATGGAAATTGAGAAAATCCGTGAGCAGGCATTTAATATTGAATAA